In Alphaproteobacteria bacterium, the following proteins share a genomic window:
- the mtgA gene encoding monofunctional biosynthetic peptidoglycan transglycosylase, protein MRRLLRHGLALALVLLVALPLALTLVYRFVPPPATPLMLLRRAEGASLSYVWAPLDAIAPGLPQAAIAAEDNRFCAHFGLDLDAIRTAWEDHLDGAPLRGASTITQQTAKNLFLWPGRDWLRKGLEAYLALMLEALWPKQRILEVYLNVAEFDDGVYGAEAAARHYFGTSAARLSPREAALLAAILPNPRDRSAAHPSPAVAHKAAVVQQRIRQLGPLLDCARPG, encoded by the coding sequence GTGAGGCGATTGCTGCGGCATGGGCTGGCCCTGGCGCTGGTGCTGCTGGTGGCGCTGCCGCTGGCGCTCACCCTGGTCTATCGCTTCGTGCCGCCGCCGGCGACGCCGCTGATGCTGCTGCGCCGGGCCGAGGGCGCGTCGCTCAGCTATGTCTGGGCGCCGCTCGACGCCATCGCTCCCGGCCTGCCGCAGGCGGCCATCGCCGCCGAGGACAACCGCTTCTGCGCCCATTTCGGCCTGGACCTGGACGCGATCCGGACCGCCTGGGAGGACCATCTGGACGGCGCCCCGTTGCGCGGCGCCAGCACCATCACCCAGCAGACCGCCAAAAACCTGTTCCTCTGGCCCGGCCGCGACTGGCTGCGCAAGGGGCTGGAGGCCTATCTGGCGCTGATGCTGGAGGCGCTCTGGCCGAAGCAGCGCATTCTGGAAGTCTATCTGAACGTGGCCGAATTCGACGACGGGGTTTACGGCGCGGAGGCCGCGGCGCGGCACTATTTCGGCACGTCCGCGGCCCGGCTCAGCCCGCGCGAGGCGGCATTGCTCGCCGCCATCCTGCCGAACCCGCGCGACCGCTCCGCCGCGCACCCGTCCCCGGCGGTGGCGCACAAGGCCGCGGTGGTGCAGCAGCGCATCCGCCAGCTCGGCCCGCTGCTGGATTGCGCCAGGCCGGGCTGA
- a CDS encoding M81 family metallopeptidase, producing the protein MPKPLRVVVAMMKHETNTFSPVPTPLGRFASGQAEPFRNDEVVRAFQGTNSGVAAFLDLAREAGAEIVTPIAASARPSGPVETAAYEAMCDAICEAVAQGCDACLLDLHGAMVTDDLEDGEGALLARLRGIAPDLPIAVALDMHTNLYPAMVENCSVLAGFQTYPHIDNYDTAMRAGRPLFAMLRGEATPTMAWGQRPMLPHVMCQGTGRFPNKDLQARTRAMEQEPDVLAATLFVGFPHADISQAGLSAVVVTDNNPEKAERYTQELLDFAWKHRADWVYRIEPLERSLARAAAVEEGPVVLLDHYDNAASGGTMDTMTVLGAILDAGLENVAAYAICDPRAVAEMIAAGVGNEVTVSLGGKMSMPSLGLQGQPREVTGRVKLIHDGRYRNQGPASTGVLFDQGPTVVLDTGKVEIVVISRQNEPNDEQAFRALGIDPTRKRFLMLKSRVHFRAGFEAMAKDVIECAGTGVCTSDYGQLTFKNVRRPIYPLDEM; encoded by the coding sequence ATGCCGAAACCCCTCCGCGTTGTCGTTGCCATGATGAAGCACGAGACCAACACGTTTTCGCCGGTACCGACGCCGCTCGGGCGGTTTGCCTCGGGGCAGGCGGAGCCGTTCCGCAATGACGAGGTGGTGCGGGCGTTCCAGGGCACCAACTCGGGCGTCGCCGCCTTTCTCGACCTGGCGCGAGAGGCCGGGGCGGAGATCGTGACGCCGATTGCCGCCAGCGCCCGCCCCTCCGGCCCGGTCGAGACCGCGGCCTATGAGGCCATGTGCGACGCCATCTGCGAGGCGGTCGCCCAAGGCTGCGACGCCTGCCTGCTCGACCTGCACGGCGCCATGGTCACCGACGACCTGGAGGATGGCGAGGGCGCGCTGCTGGCTCGCCTGCGCGGCATCGCGCCGGACCTGCCGATCGCCGTGGCGCTCGACATGCACACCAATCTCTACCCGGCCATGGTCGAGAACTGCTCGGTGCTGGCGGGCTTTCAGACCTATCCGCACATCGACAATTACGACACCGCCATGCGCGCCGGCCGGCCGCTGTTCGCCATGCTGCGGGGCGAGGCGACGCCCACCATGGCCTGGGGCCAGCGGCCGATGCTGCCGCACGTGATGTGCCAGGGCACCGGCCGCTTCCCGAACAAGGACCTGCAGGCCCGCACCCGCGCAATGGAACAGGAGCCGGACGTGCTGGCCGCCACGCTCTTTGTCGGCTTCCCGCACGCGGATATCAGCCAGGCCGGCCTCTCCGCCGTGGTGGTGACCGACAACAACCCGGAGAAGGCGGAACGCTACACGCAGGAACTGCTGGATTTCGCCTGGAAACACCGCGCCGACTGGGTCTACCGGATCGAGCCGCTGGAGCGCTCGCTTGCCCGGGCGGCGGCAGTCGAAGAGGGGCCGGTGGTGCTGCTGGACCATTACGACAACGCGGCGTCCGGCGGCACCATGGACACGATGACGGTGCTGGGCGCGATCCTGGATGCGGGGCTGGAGAATGTCGCGGCCTATGCCATCTGCGACCCGCGCGCGGTCGCCGAGATGATCGCCGCCGGCGTCGGCAACGAGGTGACGGTGAGCCTCGGCGGCAAGATGTCGATGCCGTCGCTGGGGCTCCAGGGCCAGCCACGCGAGGTAACGGGCCGGGTCAAGCTGATCCACGACGGCCGCTACCGCAACCAGGGGCCGGCTTCGACCGGGGTGTTGTTCGACCAGGGGCCGACGGTGGTGCTGGACACTGGCAAGGTCGAGATCGTCGTGATCAGCCGCCAGAACGAGCCGAACGACGAACAGGCCTTCCGCGCGCTGGGCATCGACCCGACGCGAAAGCGGTTCCTGATGCTGAAAAGCCGGGTCCACTTCCGCGCCGGCTTCGAGGCGATGGCCAAGGACGTGATCGAATGCGCCGGCACGGGCGTCTGCACCAGCGACTATGGCCAGCTGACCTTCAAGAATGTCCGCCGCCCGATCTATCCGCTGGACGAAATGTAG
- a CDS encoding aspartate aminotransferase family protein, whose translation MNFMPNSPTARDIKYHIHPHTNFRQHEETGSLVLTRGEGVYVYDDEGKKYLEAMAGLWCASLGFSEKRLAEAAYKQMLELPYYHTFSYKTHTPIVDLAERLVELAPQTVSKVIFQSSGSEANDTAVKLVHYYNNSVGRPQKKKIISRLKAYHGTTRTAASLTGLPNMHKFFDLPLAGILHTDTPHHYRNAADGESEEDFATRLAASLEKMIVDEGPDTVAAFIAEPVMGAGGVIVPPRTYFEKMQAVLKKYDVLMIADEVICGFGRTGNMWGSETFNIQPDILVCAKALSSSYLPISAVLVSDQVYQGIAEGTADGGPPFGHGYTYGGHPVSAAVAVETLKIYDEIDMIGHVKAISPLMQDGLGQFRDHPLVGEVRGVGLVAAIEVVEDKASKKAFDPARKVGPYIDNLARENGMIVRAMGDSIGFTPPLIMKPAEIKQMVEIMGQTLDQTWAAIQAGKL comes from the coding sequence ATGAATTTCATGCCCAATTCCCCCACCGCCCGGGACATCAAATACCACATCCACCCGCACACCAATTTCCGCCAGCACGAAGAGACCGGCTCGCTGGTGCTGACCCGGGGCGAGGGCGTCTATGTCTATGATGATGAGGGCAAAAAATATCTGGAGGCCATGGCCGGCCTCTGGTGCGCCTCGCTGGGCTTCTCCGAGAAGCGCCTGGCCGAGGCCGCCTACAAGCAGATGCTGGAACTGCCCTACTACCACACCTTCAGCTACAAGACCCACACGCCCATCGTCGACCTGGCCGAACGGCTGGTGGAGTTGGCGCCGCAGACGGTCTCGAAGGTGATTTTCCAGTCGTCGGGCTCGGAGGCGAACGACACCGCGGTCAAGCTGGTGCACTATTACAACAATTCGGTGGGCCGGCCGCAGAAGAAGAAGATCATCTCGCGCCTGAAGGCCTATCACGGCACCACGCGCACGGCGGCCTCGCTGACCGGCCTGCCGAACATGCACAAATTCTTCGACCTGCCGCTCGCGGGCATCCTCCACACCGACACGCCGCACCACTACCGCAATGCGGCCGACGGCGAGAGCGAGGAGGATTTCGCGACGCGGCTGGCCGCCAGCCTGGAAAAAATGATCGTCGACGAGGGGCCGGACACGGTCGCCGCTTTCATCGCCGAGCCGGTGATGGGCGCCGGCGGCGTGATCGTGCCGCCGCGCACCTATTTCGAGAAAATGCAGGCGGTGCTGAAAAAATACGACGTCCTGATGATCGCCGACGAGGTGATCTGCGGCTTCGGGCGCACCGGCAATATGTGGGGCTCGGAGACCTTCAACATCCAGCCGGATATCCTGGTCTGCGCCAAGGCGCTGTCGTCGTCCTACCTGCCGATTTCGGCGGTGCTCGTCTCCGACCAGGTCTATCAGGGCATCGCAGAGGGCACCGCGGACGGCGGCCCGCCCTTCGGCCACGGCTACACCTATGGCGGCCACCCGGTCTCCGCCGCCGTCGCGGTCGAGACCCTGAAAATCTATGACGAGATCGACATGATCGGCCATGTGAAGGCGATCTCGCCGCTGATGCAGGACGGGCTCGGCCAGTTCCGCGACCACCCGCTGGTGGGCGAGGTGCGCGGTGTCGGCCTCGTGGCCGCCATCGAGGTGGTCGAGGACAAGGCCAGCAAGAAGGCCTTCGACCCGGCCCGCAAGGTGGGGCCCTATATCGACAATCTCGCCCGCGAGAACGGCATGATCGTGCGCGCCATGGGGGACAGCATCGGCTTCACCCCGCCGCTGATCATGAAGCCCGCCGAGATCAAGCAGATGGTCGAGATCATGGGCCAGACCCTGGACCAGACCTGGGCCGCGATCCAGGCCGGCAAGCTCTAG
- a CDS encoding enoyl-CoA hydratase/isomerase family protein, protein MAVVETEQHGEIFVIRMNRPDALNALNNELRGQLSEAWNHFEDAKDLEVAIFTGSGRGFCAGEDMKEALQAGKPGFSKPTAKPDPFMRETLTKPVIGAINGYAMGGGFMLVERTDLRVAVRGTLFEMSEAKRWMLGGWNHGHVANLPFPIATEMAFAFRITSERMYELGFLNRLVEPDQLMPEAMKMAEHLLTLPPAARVNTLHMMKTVRPNPAAPYHKLAKALHEHGALSDRMESRAAFAEKRKPVWKGWEKPEDRYNLPTLESVTAAE, encoded by the coding sequence ATGGCCGTCGTCGAAACCGAACAACATGGCGAAATCTTCGTCATCCGCATGAACCGTCCGGACGCGCTGAACGCGCTCAACAACGAGTTGCGCGGCCAGCTCTCCGAAGCCTGGAACCATTTCGAGGACGCAAAGGACCTGGAGGTCGCCATCTTCACCGGCAGCGGCCGCGGCTTCTGCGCCGGCGAAGACATGAAGGAGGCGCTGCAGGCCGGCAAGCCCGGCTTCTCCAAGCCCACGGCCAAGCCCGACCCCTTCATGCGCGAGACGCTGACCAAGCCGGTGATCGGCGCCATCAACGGCTATGCCATGGGCGGCGGCTTCATGCTGGTGGAGCGGACCGACTTGCGCGTCGCCGTCCGCGGCACCCTCTTCGAGATGAGCGAGGCCAAGCGCTGGATGCTGGGCGGCTGGAATCACGGCCATGTGGCAAACCTGCCCTTCCCCATCGCCACCGAAATGGCCTTCGCCTTCCGCATCACCTCCGAGCGCATGTACGAGCTGGGCTTCCTCAACCGCCTGGTCGAGCCGGACCAGTTGATGCCGGAAGCCATGAAAATGGCCGAGCACCTGCTGACCCTGCCGCCGGCGGCGCGCGTCAACACCCTGCACATGATGAAGACCGTGCGCCCGAACCCGGCCGCGCCCTATCACAAGCTCGCCAAGGCGCTGCACGAGCACGGCGCCCTCAGCGACCGCATGGAGAGCCGCGCCGCCTTTGCCGAAAAGCGCAAGCCGGTCTGGAAGGGCTGGGAGAAGCCGGAAGACCGCTACAACCTGCCGACGCTGGAAAGCGTGACGGCGGCGGAATAG
- a CDS encoding CoA transferase produces MTTHPGPLAGIRVLDMTEHMAGPFGTLIFADMGAEVIKVERPGRGDSTRGMGDQSERNPFFRYINRNKKSVTLNYKEPEGKALFLDLVKTVDILWENYRPGVMPRAGLGYEDLKKVNPRLIYCQSSGLGYDGPLAHRGGFDLIAQGMGGIMHVTGEPDGPPTSVGLPITDLGTGMFSAHGVLAALYQREKTGEGCLIETSLLETAIGLSSWTSAGYLADPEKKEPTRQGSRHRQNAPYQRFETADGYIMIGAGNQKIWARAAAALGHPEWVDDPRWPSSAMRVKNRAALEAAITAVLKTNTTDHWVSVMEEAGVPSGPVYNYADMFADPQVQHRGMVVTAHDDELGEVPHIRSPIRMTGTESGGGGVAVRTVAPKLGAHNAEVYGSIGVSEADLAALKAKGIV; encoded by the coding sequence ATGACCACCCATCCAGGCCCTCTCGCTGGCATTCGCGTGCTCGACATGACCGAGCACATGGCCGGCCCGTTCGGCACCCTGATCTTCGCAGACATGGGCGCCGAAGTGATCAAGGTGGAACGCCCAGGCCGCGGCGACTCCACCCGCGGCATGGGCGACCAGTCCGAACGCAACCCGTTCTTCCGCTACATCAACCGCAACAAGAAAAGCGTCACGCTCAACTACAAGGAGCCCGAGGGCAAGGCCCTGTTCCTGGACCTGGTCAAGACCGTCGACATCCTCTGGGAGAACTACCGCCCGGGGGTAATGCCGCGGGCCGGTCTCGGTTACGAGGACCTGAAAAAGGTCAATCCGCGCCTGATCTACTGCCAGTCCTCCGGCCTCGGCTATGACGGCCCGCTGGCGCACCGCGGCGGCTTCGACCTGATCGCCCAGGGCATGGGCGGCATCATGCACGTGACCGGCGAGCCGGACGGCCCGCCCACCAGCGTCGGCCTGCCGATCACCGACCTCGGCACCGGCATGTTCTCGGCCCACGGCGTGCTGGCGGCGCTCTACCAGCGCGAAAAGACCGGCGAGGGCTGCCTGATCGAGACCTCGCTGTTGGAGACCGCCATCGGCCTCTCGTCCTGGACCAGCGCCGGCTATCTGGCCGACCCGGAGAAAAAGGAGCCGACGCGCCAGGGCTCGCGCCACCGCCAGAACGCGCCCTACCAGCGCTTCGAGACCGCCGACGGCTATATCATGATCGGCGCCGGCAACCAGAAGATCTGGGCCCGCGCGGCCGCGGCGCTGGGCCATCCGGAATGGGTGGACGACCCACGCTGGCCCTCGTCGGCCATGAGGGTCAAGAACCGCGCAGCGCTGGAGGCGGCGATCACGGCGGTGCTGAAGACCAACACCACCGACCACTGGGTCAGCGTGATGGAAGAGGCCGGCGTGCCCAGCGGCCCGGTCTACAATTACGCCGACATGTTCGCCGACCCGCAGGTGCAGCACCGCGGCATGGTGGTGACCGCCCATGACGACGAACTGGGCGAGGTGCCGCATATCCGCTCGCCGATCCGGATGACCGGCACGGAGAGCGGCGGCGGCGGCGTCGCCGTGCGCACCGTCGCACCGAAACTCGGCGCCCACAATGCGGAGGTCTATGGCAGCATCGGCGTCAGCGAGGCCGACCTCGCCGCGCTCAAGGCCAAGGGCATCGTCTGA
- a CDS encoding iron-sulfur cluster assembly scaffold protein — translation MSEAAKIKALYNARIMELADDIPLQGRLDDADASASVRSPLCGSRITVDLKVQDGVVTDYRHVVRACTLGQAAASIMARHVVGASVAELKHAGAAMRAMLKEGEPLPADVWDDLEVLTPVREFKSRHGSVLLSFDAVEKALKTIGAA, via the coding sequence ATGAGCGAAGCCGCCAAGATCAAGGCTCTTTACAATGCCCGCATCATGGAACTGGCGGACGATATCCCGCTGCAGGGCCGGCTGGACGATGCCGACGCCAGCGCCAGCGTGCGCAGCCCGCTCTGCGGCTCGCGCATCACGGTCGACCTGAAGGTGCAGGACGGGGTCGTGACCGACTACCGCCACGTGGTTCGCGCCTGCACGCTGGGCCAGGCCGCGGCCTCGATCATGGCGCGGCACGTGGTGGGAGCGTCGGTGGCGGAGCTGAAGCATGCCGGTGCCGCCATGCGCGCCATGCTGAAAGAGGGCGAGCCGCTGCCGGCCGATGTCTGGGACGACCTGGAAGTCCTGACGCCGGTGCGGGAGTTCAAGAGCCGCCATGGCAGCGTGCTGCTGAGCTTCGACGCCGTGGAAAAGGCGCTGAAGACGATCGGCGCGGCGTGA
- a CDS encoding SufE family protein, with the protein MDRYRYIIDLGRNLPEFPADKQTDAYKVRGCQSQVWFVAEPMGDGRLRFLATSDAHIVSGLIAILLRIYSERTPKEILATRPDFIAAIGLDEHLSPTRNNGLHAMVTRIFAEAKAAAAAA; encoded by the coding sequence ATGGACCGGTACCGCTACATCATCGACCTGGGGCGCAACCTGCCGGAGTTTCCGGCGGACAAGCAGACCGACGCCTACAAGGTGCGTGGCTGCCAGAGCCAGGTCTGGTTCGTGGCCGAGCCCATGGGCGACGGGCGCCTGCGCTTTCTCGCGACCAGCGACGCGCACATTGTCAGCGGCCTGATCGCCATCCTGCTGCGCATCTATTCCGAGCGCACGCCCAAGGAAATCCTGGCGACTAGGCCGGACTTCATTGCCGCCATCGGCCTGGACGAGCACCTCTCGCCCACCCGCAACAATGGCCTGCATGCCATGGTCACCCGCATCTTCGCCGAGGCGAAAGCCGCCGCGGCCGCCGCCTGA